A single genomic interval of Brevibacillus brevis harbors:
- a CDS encoding aminopeptidase has protein sequence MSFETLFDRYADLAVKVGVNVQPMQTLVVTAPLSTAPFVRKVAKKAYEAGAKHVHIEWTDDELTRMKYDLAPEEAFREYPQWKVQGLEEMAENGAAFLYISAANPDLLKGVSLDRISTANKTTGQALHKFRSYTMSDKVSWCVLAVPSPAWAAMVFPHLPQEEQEPALWDAIFRATRADMDDPVQAWHDHHATLNSKVDQLNAKQYRYLHYEAPGTNLTIELPKNHIWIGGGSVNKDGVSFMANMPTEEVFTAPLKEGVNGTVRSTKPLSYHGNLIENFTLTFEKGRIVSATAEKGEESLKQLIETDEGSHYLGEVALVPHLSPISQSDIIFYNTLFDENASNHLAIGNAYSVNIEGGADMSNEELASRGINISLTHVDFMIGSAEMNIDGETADGQREPLFRNGNWA, from the coding sequence ATGTCTTTTGAAACCTTGTTTGACCGTTATGCTGATCTCGCGGTAAAAGTCGGCGTGAACGTACAGCCTATGCAAACGTTAGTAGTAACTGCTCCGCTATCTACCGCTCCTTTTGTAAGAAAGGTAGCCAAAAAAGCGTACGAAGCGGGTGCCAAGCACGTACATATTGAGTGGACCGACGATGAACTCACACGGATGAAATATGATTTGGCTCCTGAAGAAGCGTTTCGTGAATACCCGCAATGGAAGGTACAGGGATTAGAGGAAATGGCGGAAAATGGTGCGGCTTTTCTCTACATTTCTGCAGCGAATCCTGATTTGCTGAAGGGTGTCAGTCTTGACCGCATTTCTACTGCCAACAAAACAACTGGTCAAGCTCTCCATAAATTCCGCAGCTATACCATGTCCGATAAAGTGAGCTGGTGCGTGCTTGCAGTTCCATCACCTGCATGGGCCGCCATGGTCTTCCCGCATTTGCCACAAGAGGAACAGGAGCCTGCTCTGTGGGATGCGATCTTCCGCGCCACTCGGGCAGATATGGATGACCCTGTCCAAGCTTGGCATGACCATCATGCGACATTGAACAGTAAGGTGGACCAGCTCAATGCCAAACAGTACCGCTACCTTCATTACGAAGCTCCTGGTACCAACCTGACAATTGAGCTGCCTAAAAACCACATTTGGATTGGCGGCGGAAGCGTAAATAAAGACGGTGTCTCCTTCATGGCCAATATGCCGACAGAAGAAGTATTCACCGCGCCATTAAAAGAAGGCGTCAACGGAACCGTTCGCAGCACCAAGCCTTTGAGCTATCATGGGAATTTGATCGAGAACTTTACCCTGACGTTTGAAAAAGGAAGAATTGTCTCGGCAACTGCTGAAAAGGGAGAAGAGTCCCTGAAGCAATTAATTGAAACAGATGAAGGCTCGCATTATTTGGGAGAAGTGGCGCTGGTTCCTCATTTGTCCCCTATTTCGCAGTCCGATATCATTTTCTATAACACGCTCTTTGATGAAAATGCGTCCAACCACTTGGCGATCGGGAACGCCTACAGTGTGAATATCGAAGGTGGCGCTGACATGAGCAATGAGGAATTGGCTAGCCGCGGTATCAATATCAGCCTCACTCACGTCGATTTCATGATCGGCTCTGCCGAGATGAACATTGATGGAGAAACAGCTGACGGACAGCGTGAACCATTATTCCGCAACGGAAATTGGGCTTGA